A window of Kribbella voronezhensis genomic DNA:
CGGTGCTCGAGGGCTACGGCCTCACCGAAACCACCGCCGCCCTCGCCGTGAACCTCCCCGACGACATCCGCATCGGTACCGTCGGCCGCCCCCTGCCGGGCGTCACCGTCGGCGTCGCCTCCGACGGCGAACTCTGCTTCAAGGGCGGCCAGGTGATGGCCGGCTACTGGAAGAACGACGAAGCCACCGCCGCCGCGATCGACGGTGACGGCTGGTTCCACACCGGCGACCTCGGCGAATTCGATGCCGACGGCTTCATCCGCATCACCGGCCGGAAAAAGGAAATCCTCGTCACCGCGGGCGGCAAGAACGTGGCCCCCGCAGTACTGGAAGACCGCATCCGCCTGCACCCCCTGGTCAGCCAGTGCATGGTCGTCGGCGACGGCAAACCCTTCATCGCCGCTCTGGTCACCATCGACCCGGAAACCATCGTCGCCTGGGCCAAGACCCGCGACAAGCCCACCGACGTGCCTTCGCTGGTCCACGACGAAGACCTGATCGCCGAAATCCACACCGCCATCGACGACGCCAACGACGCAGTCTCCAAGGCCGAAGGCATCAAGAAGTTCACCATCCTCCCGACGGACTGGACCCAGGAGAACGGCGAACTCTCGCTGAAACTCTCCCTCCGCCGCCACATCGTCATGGAAAAACACAAAGAAGACGTAGAGGCTTTGTACGCGAAGTAGTACGCCGCCCCTTTCGTTCCTCCTCCGTCGTCACTCACCCACCCACCCCGAGACGCCGCTCCTCCGTCGCGGCTCTTTGCGCGTGGCGGGCGCTCGTTCGGACGTGCTCGGTCTGGTGGATCTGCCGGGTCAAGTAGTCCACGGGGTGTGACCGCTGCCGTCGCGCACCTCGCCGGCCCGAATCGGCGAACCGAGGCTGCTGGCGGTGCGAGAGTCGGCTGGGGACGGATTAAAGTGGGCGGGCGCAGGTAGGGAATCCGAGCGACGGTGGAGAGGGAATCTGTGGCTGACCACATTCGGGGGGCGCGGGTGCTTGACGTGCTGGGGGCGGGGCAGCCGTGGGAAGTGCCGGATGAGTGGGTGGCTGGGGTTCGGGGGCAGCTGCGAGGGTGGGCTGACGATGCTGGGGCGTTGCGGCCGGGGGTGTTTCCGGAGTTTGTCGCGGGGACTCCTGCGGCGGTGTGGTTTCTGCATCAGGTGGCGCCACTGCTGGGCGGGTGGATCCCGGTACTGCGGGGTGAGTACGCCGATATCGCTGCTGTACTGACTCGCGACTTTCATCGGGCGCCGGTGCGGCTCGGGGGCGACGGGTACGTCGTACGGGTGGCGGCTGGTGATTGGCCGTTGCTGGCGGTCGGAGGGGCGCGCGGGTTCAACGAAGAGGGCCGTCGGCAAGCATTGCAGTTGTCGCGGGACGTTGTGAGTCTGTTCGTCGACGCGCCGCCGTTGGCCGCTCGGGCCCGGGTGCTGACGAGTGCGTTCGATCGGGTGCTGGGTGATCGTGAAGCGACCCGGATGCATCTGCAGGCGGACTACGAGACGATCGTGCAGTTCTGGCAGACCGCCGTACTGAGTGATGCCGAGCGGGCTGTGTTGCCGGAGTTGGCTGGGCCCGCGGCGGCGTTGCAGTATTCGCTCGAGGCGCTGCGGGCGGCGCACGCGGAGTTGTCGGCAGTTGTCGTAGATGATGACGCTGCTGAGTTTCCGCAGTTGTTGGCTCGGTTGATCCGCGCGACCGGACTCAAGAATCAGCCGCCGGCCGTGGGGCAAATTCTCGGCATGGCCGGGTGGGATGTCGAGCATGCGCTCGCTGAGCTCCGGGACCGCTTCGATCCGCAGGTTTGGTTGGCGCGGAATGCGCAGTGGCTGGAGCGCGCGGTGGCGCAGGGGCAGCGGATGCCGGCGCGGTCGTGGGCGGCTGCGGCTACGCGCGTGTCGGTGCACCTGGCCGGCGTACTGGAGAGCGGTCCGTGGCCGGAGCCTGAGATGCCCGACCTGAGCGCGTTCTTCCGGATCCTCGACGGCGAACGCGCTGTCGGTTCCGCATCGTCTGCCGGTACTACGAATCAGCCGGCCGCTGCGACGCCCATCACGCTTGCCTGGGCCTCCCCCACTACGGACGGGACCGACTCGCCGACCGCCGCCCCGAAGCCGAAGGCCGACGGTGCCGATGTGCACGAAGTAAACGAGGGCAGCGCGACTGGCGGCGTACCCGAGCCGGAGGTTGGCGCGGTAGACGGAGCGGAGGTCGACGACGTACGTCAGTCGGCCGTCGGCGTCGGCGAGCCGGCGGCGGACGACGTACCGGAGCAGGCATCCGAGAGCACCGCTGCTGTGGCGACCGGGCCGCGGTCGGAGGGCAACGAGTTGGCTGCCGCGGGCAACGACATCGGTGCGCTGGCCGAACTGGAGGCGTTGGTCGGGCTGGAGACGGTCAAGGAGTCGGTACGCCGGATGGTGGCCGAGATCAAGACCAACCAGCGGCGCAAGGAGTTCGGGCTGCCGACGCAGGAGCGGGCGCGGCACATGGTGTTCGTCGGGAAGCCCGGTACGGCGAAGACGACGATCGCGCGGTTGCTCGGGCGGATCTACAAGGAACTGGGCGTGCTCGAGAAGGGGCACGTGGTCGAGGTCGACCGGTCCGACCTGGTCGGTTCCGCCGTCGGTGCCACTGCGCCGATGACCGCGGCGAAGTTCCGCGAGGCGCTCGGCGGGGTGCTGTTCGTCGACGAGGCGTACACGCTGGTGCCGGAGAACATCCCGGGTGACTTCGGGCACGAGGCCGTTGCCACCTTGCTGAAGATGATGGAGGACTACCGCGACGAGGTCGTCGTGATCATGGCCGGGTACCACCGCGAGATCCAGCGGTTGATGGAGTCGAACACCGGCCTGGCGTCTCGCTTCCCGAAGCTGCTGGCGTTCAGCGAGTACGACACCGACCAACTCGTCGCCATCTTCGAACTCCAGGCGCGGCAGAAGGGCATGATCTTCACCGACGAGGTGATGAAGGTGGTTCGCCGGATCATCCCGCCCGCGCCGCGTGGCCACAACTTCGGCAACGGCCGGTTCATCCGGAACGTGCTCGAAGAGGCGATCTCCAACCAGTCGACCCGGCTGGCGCTGCGCGACCCGGACACCCTGACCGAACGCGACCTGCGCGAACTCCTCCCCGAAGACATCAAACCGGCCGCCTCCATGCGCGCCGAGGACTACCTCCTCCAACGGCCCGGTAGCTAGGCGTACTGCGCGCCCTGGGCAGCCGGGCACGCCGACATCATCCGCTCACTGCTCACCGATCGTCGATGCCGGCCGGCGGACCGACAGTCCGCCGACCGGTTCAGCGTCGTACGCGGTACTAGGCCTTGGGCTGGGGGTAGCCGTCGGCGAACTCGGCTTCCTCGTAGACGCGACGCAGCTCGACGGAGCCGTCGCGGAAGGGGGCCTTCTTCAGCCACTCGACGGCCTCGTCCATCGACTCGACCTGCCAGATCCAGTAGCCGCCGACCAGTTCCTTCGCCTCGGTGAAGGGGCCGTCGACAACACTCTGGCCCTCCTCGGTGAAGCTGACCAGCTTGCCTTCGCTGGTGGGCGCGAGGCCCTCGCCGGACAGCATCACGCCCGCCTTGGTGAGCAACTCGTTGAACCGGCCCATCTCCGCAAGGTCGTCGACCGCGCGCGGGTCCGTGGGGTACGTCTGTTCGTCCGCCGGCGTCATCTTCACCAGCACCATGACTCGCATGTCTGTCTCCTTGACGTGGTTGCCAGAGTCCGATTCAACCCTGGCCTCATCACCGCGTCGAACGAAGCAGGCCGGGATCGACACCCACGGAAAGTTTCCGCGCGGGTTTCCGAAGTTTCCGTGGAAAGTGCTCATTGGGTGAGCACTATTGGGCGCGAGGATGGGGACATCGCAATCGAGAACGACACCAGGGAGAACCCGATGTTCCGAGGATTTGCCACCATCAGCTTCTACGCCGACGACCTCGCCGCCGCCCGGGACTGGTACTCCGAACTGTTCGGGCAGGAGGCGTACTACGCGTTCCCGGTGGCGCCCGCGGCCCCGGCGTACGTGGAGTTCCGGGTCGGTGACGACGGGGACGAGATCGGGTTCATCGATCGCAGGTACGCCCCGCCCGGAGCGTCCAACGCCGCCGGCGGCGCGGTCATGCACTGGCACGTGGACGACCTGGCCGGCACCTTCGAGAAGCTGCTGTCGATGGGCGCCAAGGAGTACGCGCCGATCACCGCGCACGGCGACAGCGACTTCGCCACCGCCGCCGTGGTCGACCCCTTCGGCAACGTCCTCGGCATCATGCACAACCCCCACTACCTGGAGATCCAGGCAGCGCGCCAGGCGCGGTAACAACCGAAAACGTTTTCCTCAGTCGATCCCGTCCCGCCGAGCTCGCCGCGGGACGGGATCGACGCCCAGGAAGCGAGTGATTCGGACGATGTGGTTGCCGCGGATGTCCAGAACGATGTGACCGGCGTAGCGGCGGTCCTGATGCTCCCCTGTCCCGTGGCCTGGGTTGGTGAAGTAGCAGCGGAACGCAGGCTGAAGGTTGGCGCCCGACTCCTCGAGGTGGACGACCGAGGTGCGGCCCTCATTACTCGCCCGCAAGAAGGCGGCGATCGCCGACGGGCCGTAGTACTCGTGAGGAGCCGGCGGCATCGCCAGCCAGGCGTCGTCGGTGAGCATGCTGGTGATGGTGGTGATGTCGTCGGCGACGAAAGCCTCGGCGAATCGCTTGGCCAGTTGGCGTTCTGTCGACCCATCGGGGACAGGACCGCGGCTGTCGGTAGGCAGCGAAGCCCGGGCTCGCTGGAGGGCTCCCTTGATCGCGGTCGGGCTGGTGTCCATCAGCTCGGCGACGTCGGGCGCGCTGAAACCGAGTACGTCGACCAGGAGCAGAGCGGCGGCCTGCTTCGGTGGCATCCGTTGCAGCGCGGCGATGAAGGCGAGCTCAACGTTCTCCCGGCGTACGGCGTGGGTCTCGGGACCACCGACGGTGAGTTCGTGCAGCCACTCGTCGGGATACGGCTGCAGCCAGGTGACGTCGCCGCGTCGCGACGGTACGGGTGGGTCGAACGGCGGGACCGGTTCGGCGGGCGGCCGGCGTTTGCTGTCGCGGATCGCGTTCAGGCAGCGGTTGGTCGCGATCCGGTACAGCCAGGTGCGAACCGAAGACCTCCCCGCGAACCCGGCGAGCCCGCGCCAGGCGGCGAGCAGGACCTCCTGCATCACGTCGTCGGCGTCCGTGACCGAGCCGAGCATGCGATAGCAGTGCAGGTGCAATTCGCGGAAGTAGGGCGCGGTCAGCTCACGGAAAGCGTTTTCGTCTCCCGCCTGCGCCTCTGCCAACGTCGACACCCGCCCATGGTGCCAGGTCGCCGGCTCGCCCCGTACTACGAACTCGGCGGGCCGAGATCCCCGCCTCATCCGGCCCCGAGCCGACCGATCCACCGCCGACCGTTCCATCGGGGACCAAGCTGGTGTCTATCCAGTCATCAGCTCATTCAACGAAGGGATCACCCCGATGACGGAGACCACCATGACGGCGCTCGACACCGTACTCGCCTACCACCACGCGTGGACCGGCCACGACTTCGACCTGGCCATGCGGTACCTCGCCGACGACATCGTCTGCGAAGCGCCGGCCGGCCGGATCGAAGGTGCCGCGGCCTTCCGCGACTTCATGGAGCCGTTCTCCAAGACCGTGACCAGTTCGACGCTGCTGTCCGCCTTCGGCGACGAGACCACCGCGCTGCTGATGTACGACACCGTGACCATCCCGGTCCCGCACGCCCCAGGCGCCGAACTCCACACCGTCGAGAACGGCCGCATCACCCACCTCCGAATCATCTTCGACCGCCTCCCCTTCACCCAGGCCCGCAACAGCTAGCCGGCCGCACGCGTTGGAGAACGCGCTCTCCGGTCCCGGATGCAGCGGGCATGCTCGGCGAAAACTCCGTCGCTGATCCTTTGGTACTGCGGTCCAGCGCTCAGCCCGATTGTCCGCTCCAGCGCTTGGCCGTCTCGACGTAGCGCGCCACCCAAGGGGACGGGTTGCCCGGTTTCCAGGCGATCACCGTGGTGTAGGGCTCGGCGTCGGTGACCGGGCGGTAGACGACGTCGGGGCGGACGTTTCGCTGGGTGAACGACACCGGCAGCAACGCGATCGCCTGGCCGAGTGCGATCACTTCCAGCATCTGCGAGCTGTCCTGCACGGCCGGACCGATCGGAGTGCCGGTCGGCTGGCCGTCCGGCTGGCCGGTCCAGTAGTTGCTACCGGCAACCGTCTGGCCCGGGCGGTGACTGAAGACCTGGCCGCGGAGATCGGCCACGCTGAGCACCTCGCGGTCGGCAAGTTCGTGGCCGACCGGGAGTGCCGCCATCCGGCTCTCGACCGTCAGGACCTCCTGAGCGAGCGCGTTGTCGAGGTGCGGCGAGCCGATGATCGCCAGGTCGGCGCGGCCGTCCATCACCCGGTCGACCTGATCACCGAAACCGCTGACCTCGAACCGGATCTCCGCCGCACCCGGGTCGTCCCGGAACTCCCGGGCGACGAAGTTCAGCAGGTCGGTGGCGGCGCCCGGC
This region includes:
- a CDS encoding LysR family transcriptional regulator, translating into MAEPEIRELRYFRAVAEDLNITRASERLGIAQPPLSRAMRALESRLGVALFDRSDPRRIRLTEAGETLLKESALVLDSLDAAVRRTRRAGSQTATLVVTAKPGAATDLLNFVAREFRDDPGAAEIRFEVSGFGDQVDRVMDGRADLAIIGSPHLDNALAQEVLTVESRMAALPVGHELADREVLSVADLRGQVFSHRPGQTVAGSNYWTGQPDGQPTGTPIGPAVQDSSQMLEVIALGQAIALLPVSFTQRNVRPDVVYRPVTDAEPYTTVIAWKPGNPSPWVARYVETAKRWSGQSG
- a CDS encoding RNA polymerase subunit sigma-70 produces the protein MSTLAEAQAGDENAFRELTAPYFRELHLHCYRMLGSVTDADDVMQEVLLAAWRGLAGFAGRSSVRTWLYRIATNRCLNAIRDSKRRPPAEPVPPFDPPVPSRRGDVTWLQPYPDEWLHELTVGGPETHAVRRENVELAFIAALQRMPPKQAAALLLVDVLGFSAPDVAELMDTSPTAIKGALQRARASLPTDSRGPVPDGSTERQLAKRFAEAFVADDITTITSMLTDDAWLAMPPAPHEYYGPSAIAAFLRASNEGRTSVVHLEESGANLQPAFRCYFTNPGHGTGEHQDRRYAGHIVLDIRGNHIVRITRFLGVDPVPRRARRDGID
- a CDS encoding nuclear transport factor 2 family protein codes for the protein MTETTMTALDTVLAYHHAWTGHDFDLAMRYLADDIVCEAPAGRIEGAAAFRDFMEPFSKTVTSSTLLSAFGDETTALLMYDTVTIPVPHAPGAELHTVENGRITHLRIIFDRLPFTQARNS
- a CDS encoding VOC family protein, encoding MFRGFATISFYADDLAAARDWYSELFGQEAYYAFPVAPAAPAYVEFRVGDDGDEIGFIDRRYAPPGASNAAGGAVMHWHVDDLAGTFEKLLSMGAKEYAPITAHGDSDFATAAVVDPFGNVLGIMHNPHYLEIQAARQAR
- a CDS encoding YciI family protein, which produces MRVMVLVKMTPADEQTYPTDPRAVDDLAEMGRFNELLTKAGVMLSGEGLAPTSEGKLVSFTEEGQSVVDGPFTEAKELVGGYWIWQVESMDEAVEWLKKAPFRDGSVELRRVYEEAEFADGYPQPKA
- a CDS encoding AAA family ATPase; this encodes MWFLHQVAPLLGGWIPVLRGEYADIAAVLTRDFHRAPVRLGGDGYVVRVAAGDWPLLAVGGARGFNEEGRRQALQLSRDVVSLFVDAPPLAARARVLTSAFDRVLGDREATRMHLQADYETIVQFWQTAVLSDAERAVLPELAGPAAALQYSLEALRAAHAELSAVVVDDDAAEFPQLLARLIRATGLKNQPPAVGQILGMAGWDVEHALAELRDRFDPQVWLARNAQWLERAVAQGQRMPARSWAAAATRVSVHLAGVLESGPWPEPEMPDLSAFFRILDGERAVGSASSAGTTNQPAAATPITLAWASPTTDGTDSPTAAPKPKADGADVHEVNEGSATGGVPEPEVGAVDGAEVDDVRQSAVGVGEPAADDVPEQASESTAAVATGPRSEGNELAAAGNDIGALAELEALVGLETVKESVRRMVAEIKTNQRRKEFGLPTQERARHMVFVGKPGTAKTTIARLLGRIYKELGVLEKGHVVEVDRSDLVGSAVGATAPMTAAKFREALGGVLFVDEAYTLVPENIPGDFGHEAVATLLKMMEDYRDEVVVIMAGYHREIQRLMESNTGLASRFPKLLAFSEYDTDQLVAIFELQARQKGMIFTDEVMKVVRRIIPPAPRGHNFGNGRFIRNVLEEAISNQSTRLALRDPDTLTERDLRELLPEDIKPAASMRAEDYLLQRPGS